The following DNA comes from Methanosarcina vacuolata Z-761.
CTCAATATCATGCTGGGGCTTAAAACAGGCTATGATATCCTCTTTGCAAAATACTCTGAGGCTCCTGCGATAACGCTTCCTGTTGAGGAATTACCTCAGTTGGCGGATTCAGAAATTGATATTATAGAATGAATTTTCAAAGTTAATTTTTAGAAGTAGTTCTTGGTTTTGTGAGTTAATGCCCTGGAGAAAAATATGCTCAAAAAATCGAAAACATCTGGACAGGGTTTTAAAACCGGGTCTAAATGCCTGAAGATCAGAGCTCATCACCTTTGCTGCATCCAGGGTTTTCAGGGCTATGGGTACAGCCCAATTTTTGTGGCAAATTTAAAGGCCGTAATTTCAGATATTAAGGCTTTTCCTTCAAGACCTCTGGAACTGGTATCTGAATGTGATGTAATCTGTGCGTCCTGTCCAGGCAAAAAGGAATGCACTGCGCAAGAATCAACTATCTCTGGCAGGATAAAGAGTATGGATCTTGCTGTTATGGAGAAATTAAAGATAAAAGAAGGAACAATTATGGAGGCAGATAAAGCCTTCAGTTTAATCAATTCACAGTTGACTAATGCATCAGAAATTAATGAAGTCTGTGGCCCCTGCAAATGGAGACAGAAATGTCTCTGGTACATGCAGGAAGAAAGGTGAACTGCCACCAGGCTAAAGACTTAGCGGCTTCCTTAATTCAGAGATGATCACCGGCATCTCCAAAGGCTTTAATCCGGCTGGTCCGTCCGTACTGAGTCTCGCTCCTTCGCTCGTTTCAGCTTTACGTAGTTACAAGCTAGAATAGAAGGTTTTTCTATGAACCGCGGCCTAAAAAATGAAAATGTTCTGTTTTATAATTATATTTTATATTTCTGTTTTATATTCCTATTTTATATTTTATTCTTTTAATGTTTAATTGAAACTTGTTTCTTGAATATTTTTCCGGACTGTTATTTTAAACCTGCACTGATCTCATAGATTTTTGCAAGAAACTCGACATTCTGAACCGCATTCTGTTCTATTCCCAAATCAGATGGAGAAAAACCAAGAGCAATACCCAGTAGCTGAGAGTAGTGAAGGACAGGGATCGAGTAATCCGTTCCGAATTTTTCATTGACTGCGAGCTGTCCCCTATCAAATTGCAGGTGGCAAAAAGGACATGCATTAACGATACAGTCAACTCCTGCTTGCCGAATACAGGCGAGCTTGTGCTCAAGCATCTCAAGGGATTCGGTATTATGTCCTGAGCGGACTCCCCCTCCGGCTCCGCAGCACATCATCTTGTCGGTATAGTCTACACTTTTTGCACCCGTGGCTTCAACGAGTTCGTCAAAGAAAACCGGAGCCTCCGTTTCTCCGAGATTTCTATCCCTTGAAGGCTTGATAAGGTGGCATCCGTAGTGTAGTGCCACTTTAATGTCAAGCTGGGTTGTGACATACTCCTTGAGTTTCTCAGGCCCAAATTCCTTATATAGATATTCGATTATATGCCTGACCTCGGCAGTGCCTCTGAATTCCATACCGATTTCTTTAAGGCAATTATTCGTGCACGCCTTTAATTCCGGATCTTTTTTCAGTTCTAGATTAGCATCTGCCAGGGAGCCGTAGCAACCATTGCAGACCGTAAGTACATCTCGACCCATCTTTTCAGAAAGAACTATATTCCGGCTGGCAAGGGCAAGCCAGGTTGCTTTATCAAAGGACTTGAAGACTCCTGGAGCAGGACAGCAGGAGGCTCCTGGCAGATCGGATACGTCTATATCAAGCTTTTGCAGGCAGAGCTTAGTTGCTTTTTCAATCCCGGGATAACGGTTGGGTACGATGCATCCAAGAAATAGCGATAGTTTTTCCATATTCTGCCTCCTTATTTTTCAGCCGTTAGCTCGTCAAATTTGCATGCTTTGAGAAGATTCCTTACCTCTTGAAGGGCTTCAGGATACTTCTGGACGGTCTCAGGTATTGGATCAAGACCCAGTTCTTCCCTCTTTTGCTTTGTTTCTTCATCCAGAGGGACTGAATGCCCGAATTCCATGACCATTTCCGAGACCTTCCTGTGCTCTGGAAGCATGAAACCTTCCTTTACTGCAAGTCTCCGGAGCTCAAGGAGAGCATCAGTAATTGGTATCTCGCGCGGGCAGCGCTCCTGGCAGGTATAACAGGTAGTACAGAGCCAGAGGGCGTCATCGGAGAGGACTGATATTCTATTCTTGCGTGCGTCCCGAAGAATTCTTCGTGTATTAAGCCCGGTATGCCGTCCAGAAGGACAACTCCCTGTGCATATGCCACACTGCATGCAGGAAAGTAAGTCAAGACCTGCATCCTTTAACACTTTTGGCAATTCTTCACTCATACAGGTTCACTGTCTGATTTAGTCGGTTCGTCTTTTTAAGAAAAGAAAAGTAAGCAAAATAATTAGATAAAGAGAAAATTCCGCAACTGAAATTGAGTTATAGAGCTTTACGATAAACAGGTTTTTCCTGACAAGCTCTTTGTAATAAGTCCTTTTCCAGATTTTTCACTGATAAGTCCTTTTCCAGATTTTTCACTGATAAGTCCTTTTCCAGATTCTTCACTGATAAGTCCATTTCTTACAGATTTTTCTCATGTTAATTATTAATCTCATAATATTTAACATAAACTAAATTTGTTCGGGTTCAATAACAGGAGTGAAGAATTTGGCTCAAGGCTGACAATTACGAATTTTCGAATCTCTTTTTATTGATTATCCATTAATGAGTTAGTTTTTGCTGACCATTCATTAATGAGTTGTTTACCAATTGTCTGTTACTGATCTTGTTTTAATACCTTCAGGCAGAGGTTCTTGTTTTAGATATTCCTTAAAACCTGTGCCTTTAGATATATTATATTTAGTATTATATAAAAATAAGTTTCCGAAAAAATATTCGTTTTTCCAGACTCAAAATATCTCCGTTTCCAGTCTTTTCCTGCAGATCTTTAGTGCTTTTAGGTTTCATCATGAAAAGTTTATCCCAAGATCTCTAAGTCCGTTGAGTTTTGCAAGATTGATCAGCAGTGGTGTAAGCGATTCCATGATACTTGCCTGTTTGAGAGGACCTCCATCCAGGGGTTTCATGCATCCCATATGCTCTGTAAGATTAATGACCATCTTCTTTGCTTCGACATCATCGCTACACACCAGTGCATGGTGTACAGCTTTGCACTTAACAATATCTCTCAATTTTCCTGCCGGAATGTTGTGGAAAGCTGCAACAACTTTTGTAGAAGCCGGGACATTTTTCTGAATTGCAAGAGCGGCTGAACCTTCCTCTGGAGGCTTATATACAAAAAGATCTCCTTCCTTTACCATCGGGACTACAGGAGTAATAAGAATCTTGTCTTCAAGCGCCTCACGAATCTCATGCAGCAAAGGCAAAACGTGGCCAAACCGAATAGTAAGAATTATTACTTCGGCTGCCTGCGCAGCTTCATGGTTACTGTTTCCTGTAATAGTTATCTTAGACGTATCAAACCCGCAGTTTTCAAGTTCGGAAATGGCTTCTTTTGCGGCTTCATTGGCAGTTTCCTTGGATCTGGACCCTATAATTACTTCATTCTTTACGCCTTCAGCCATAAGGTTTTGAAGGGCCAGTCTGAGCACCATACCTTCTCCTATATTGCCAGTTCCTCCTAATACAGCTATTTTTAACTTTTCAGAACTCAATTTGAAAAAACCTCCAGTTTGCTATATTTTCCATAAAATATATCGGAAAGTAATGTACCTTTTGTCTTTGTTTATGAAATTAAGATCGCTAATTAAATATATTATGGATAGCGACTCCAAATTTCTATAATTACTTTCATTAATCTGAATATTTATCTAAGACTATAAAACTAAACTCTTTTATTAATTTCGCTTTTCTCATTTAGTATTTCTTTTAATAATTCAACACCCTAAACACACTCTGGAAAGACATTGCAAAGATTTAGAGATATACATCGCTTATATTTTGCTTGAATTTTTATTCAAGCAGTAAAACTCCAACACATATAGTTTTCTCAGGTTTGCAGAACTCAAGTACAAGTCCTGCTTTTTCCATTGCCTTCTGGAGGTTTATTCCTACAGCTTCAGGTGCAAACCGCCTCAACTCTGGCTTTATACATTCCTTAAGATTACAGATATCACATTCGTTGCAGGAACCGGGCCTCAGAAGATGCGCAAAAGTAAAGCCTTCCCTGAAAGCTTCATGTTCAAGCTCTAACATTTTATGGAAGGAGTCCTTACGAATTTCTCCCCAGGCCTCAAGGATATCCGACACCTGTGAAGTATCGCGTTCATCGATAAGTAGAAGCGCACTATTGTATTCTCCTATGATTTTTCTAAACTCTTCAACCGATATAACATTAGGTGGACAGCTCAGTCTCTTTCCATAACCTCTGCAACCGTAAGCGCATTTTAGAGCAATCCTGTTTTCAACCGGAATGTCTTCTGAATCCACAAGGTAAGCCTTGAGCCCCAACCCTGAAGCCTTTTCAACAAGATCGTCGAATTTTCCTAACATGACAACCTCCTTTCAAAAAAAACCTATTGTTTTTAATTCTTGTTTCTTCTTAATTTGTTTTCTTTCCAATTATTTTTTTATTTTTGGGAAAAACGAATTAAGCTCTTACTAGCCCTAAACTAGCCCTAAACTAGCTCTAAAGTTAACTAACCCTAAAGTTAACTAGCTTTGAAGTTAACTAGCCCTAAAGTTACTTTTTATCTTTTAAGAAATCACTGCAAGAGAGATATTTTTTAAAAAACTACTGAAAGAAATATAGTTTTGTTATGAAAAACAAAAATTATTACATATATTTACTATCTATATCTGCTCATAAATTCTTACCATATTCACTACTAAGTGACATCTCTTAATTGATAACAGATAATTAGTAAAGGAATCTACATGATTAAAAAAGTACCTTTAACCGAATTGAAAAACCGGATGAGAAATTTTAGAAAACGGATGGATATCTCAAATCCTCAATGGGAGATAGCTGTTATCTTCAGCAAGATAAATCTATATTATTTTACAGGTACGATGCAAGATGGAATGCTGATTATCCCTAAGCACGGAGAAGCAACTTTCTGGGTACGCCGCAGCTATGAAAGAGCCCTAGATGAATCTTTATTTCCAAATATAGAACCTATGAACAGTTTTCGTGATGCTACAAAAAGTATAAGTGGACTTCCGAACACGGTATACCTTGAAACCGAAGTTGTTCCTCTAGCTTTGTACCAGAGATTTCAAAAATACTTCCCTTTTAAGAATGTCAAATCTGCTGACTCTCAAATTTGCGCTGTCAGAGCAGTAAAAAGCGAATATGAACTCTCGCTAACAAGAGAAGCTGGCAAGATTCATCAGCATGTGCTGGAAGATCTTGTGCCCGAAATGCTGCATGAAGGAATGAGTGAAGTAGACCTGTCAACCGAACTATTTTCAGTTATGGTCGAAGAAGGCCATCATGGATTATGCCGCTTTGGGATGTTTGATACCGAGATGTTCCTGGGAAATGTGTGTTTTGGTGAGAGCTCGATTTATCCTTCTTACTTTAACGGGCCTGGCGGAAATTACGGGATGAGCCCTGCGGTTCCCCTGATAGGAAGCCGTGATAGAAAACTGAAAAAAGGAGATCTGGTATTCATTGATATCGGATGTGGAATTGAAGGTTATAACACGGATAAAACAACAACATACATGTTTGGTTCTTCGCTTCCACAATATGCAATCGATGCCCATAATAAATGCGTGGCAATACAGAACGAGGCTGCTTCAATGTTAAAACCAGGAGCCATACCTTCAGAAATATACAATACCATAATGAGCAATCTAGATTCGGAATTTCTACAGAATTTTATGGGCTTTGGTAACCGTAAAGTAAGATTTCTCGGGCACGGCGTCGGACTGCTAATCGATGAACTGCCTGTAATTGCAGAAGGCTTTGACGAGCCCCTTCAGGAAGGAATGGTATTTGCCCTCGAACCTAAAAAAGGAATCGAAAACATTGGAATGGTCGGAATTGAAAACACCTTTATAGTGACTGCCAAAGGTGGAGAATGCATTACCGGTGACAACCCGGGATTGATTCCTGTATATTGATCACTAAAATACTGTATAAACCCAAAGTCTAATCGATTCATAGAAAACTGACATTAAGATGAAGCTGTTCGAAGATTATATTTTGAGCCATTTCAACAACTCCGACTCCACATCCGGGTTTACAATATATTTTGTAAACTTGCCTTCTACTTCGGAGGAAATGATCTCATCTTCCCTTAATTTTTTTATATGCCAGTGAGTAGTGCTTTTGTCTAAATTCAGCTTTTCTGAAATTTCCTGATTTGTAATCTCAGGATTTTCCAGAATATTAAGGAGTATTTGTTTTCTTGTACTGCCTTTAAGATGTGAGATTATTGTTTTATCGTTGCTTGTGAAAACATTGGAATTTTGAAAGACTCTTGTGAACTTTCCTTCCTTCTTAAAAGTCAGCTCCTCTTCGGATTTGAGTGTTCTGATCTGATACCTTATAGATCCCAGACTAATTTTCAGGTTTCTTGAAATTTCAGACGGCGTACACCCTGGCTTCATCAGCACATAATTAATAATTCTCTTTTGAATAACATTTTTACTCAGGCTCCTTACCTGACCAATAATTATAGGAACCAGTTTAAAAAGAGAAACAAAAGCAGCCAAATATCCGATTATGTAAGCGATTTTAAATGACAAAGGAAATTCCCAGAATGAGTACGTCACATCAGCACCGCTCATATCAACAGCAGTACCCAATTTGTCGAGCTCTTCTTCGGGTGGGCAGGGACCAACTGTATATCCTCCGGTATCTGCACTGGTTATACCCAGGATACTCAGGAAAAAGATACTCAGGAAAAGAATAAAAAATAAGCTCTTCTTCCACATAATTGGTCCATAATTTGATTAATTTGTTTGTAATCCATTGGTCATCGGTTAAGGAATTTTCTTGCCAAAAAGCTATCGATTTTGCACTAAATGGCCTTAAATTTTGGCCTGTTTACATGAAATCGACACCTGTTCCATCTCATAAGTTATTAAAAAATTTGAGAAATGTTGAAGACATTGGCGCAATTTGTTACGATTCATCACCTAACCGAAGACGCATGGTTTGTAATCAAATTGTGTAAGTTTGTAATCAGATTGTGTAACCTTCTGTTCCGGTTACCCTGTATCCATATACTTCATACTTCCAGGTCCCTGATTCAATTCCGTTTGAGTTTTGAATATTCAGGCGAATTCTCCCGTTAACTGCGCCATCAGCGCTGTCATAGTAGGGACCTAGCACTGAGCCGCTAGGAGTGTATATCTTAAGCCGAAGAGAATCCGTCGAATCGCCCCAATTAAGATCAACAACAAGAAGAGTAAGACCAGTACCTACATATTTCCCATGTAGATTTGTCTCTCCCTGGCGGATGGTATCATAAACTGTCAAAATACCTGCATCTGTGTCAATGAGTCCAACTTCAGTATTACTTGAAGGTACTACGATATAGCTGCTTGAAGTTTCCGCGTTTTCCACATTTTCAGATGCCGTCGCTGTAGTAACAGATAAAAAAAGTAGGGTTATCAATGTAATAAATAATATCTTTCTTGACATGTTCAACCTCCTGATAACACGTATCAAAAGAGTTTACTTAAATTTTATGGATAGATAATCCAACGATCTAGCCAATAACTTTATAAATCTATAAAAAACTTAAATTTAGATATGAATATTCGTTCAGTTGGATGATTTGGTCACAAATTAGTTATAAAAGTAAGTTTCTAGAAAAGAATGAACATTAAAAAGATGTTTAGTAGAGTTCAAATTCTCTCTGGAAAGTCTATTTGAACCCCACCTTTGCCCGGAGGCAAGGATAGGATAGTTTTACGAATATTTAAGGCTTTTTTGATCCTGCCTCCTGGAAAATGAACAGGAGTGAAATAAATGATGAGCCTATCCCAAAACCTACTTAATTCTAAATAACCATGAGTTTTCAGGATCATTTTAGTGATTAGGTCTTCAACTGACTGTACCAGATACGAAATTCAAAAATCAAAAATTCAAAAATCAAATTTTGAATTTCAGGATAGGCTCCGTTTTAACCTGATCTCGCCTTTATTTTTATTCATCTTTAGAATCTTTTAGATTCAATAATTTTCTTTTTATCCGCTTCCCATAAAACGCAATAACAGTCAAACTTACAAATATACCTGAGATGAAGATAAGAGGATTTTTACGATCAGCAACCGAGTTCTCTATGTCAATGTTTTCTATAGAATACTTGGTAAATTCAAAAGTTTCATTCTTCATATCTAGGACTTTACTTTCATTTTCTGACCATATTTTTAGGTTATGACTTCCTGGAGTAAGAATCAAAAGATTCCCTGGATACAGAGGCCCAAAATCATCCAGATAAAAATAAAGAGTCCTGTTTGAGTCCACAAAATTTTTTGAGTACCCAATTATATAATTACCACAGTATTTTTCTTCCTGACCTGGAGTCTCAAAACTTCTGTTTTGCTTTTCCTCATTTACAGTGTTTATGCTATCAGAGCCTCTGTTTCCATAAAAGTCGGTTGCAAGAACTTTGATAGTATGTTTTCCTTCAGGAAGTGAAAAATTCCTGCCTGATTGGAGATTTCCCATGCTCTGGTTGTCAAAGAATATGTCAATAGTAGCCTCTGGGTCAGATACATTATAGAAGAGTTCAAATGAGGCTCCAGAGGCCTCAGAATTGGAAATATTAACAAATGGAGCCTGATTCTCGTCAGGACTAGCCAGATAGATGAGACTTTTGGCAATCAGAAAACTTGCATTCCTGACAACCGAAAAATCGATATTGTCAACTGTATCACTTAACTTGTGGAAGTTTCGGTCGTTGTGATGGCAAATGGCTACTGCAGGGATATCGCTTTCCCAGAAGATTTCATGATCTCCTCCGATTAAAGGATGAATAAAGTTTGAATAATCCGGAACTAAGGACTGAATTCTGATTCCTGAGTTTTTTGCTTCGTTTTCAAAAATAGTTTTAAGCCAGGTATGCTGGGGAAGGTAGTCTACGTAGAGAGGCTCATTTCCTATAGAATCCACATTAATAACTGCAACGATATCATTTTTCAACTCAGGATGGGCTTCAACCCATGCCTGGCTGCCAAGAAGATTGTATTCTTCCCCGGAAAAGGCAATGAAATATATTGTTCTGTCAAATGACTCATTCTGTAAGACCCTTGCAAGTTCAAGCATGCAGGCCACCCCTCCTGCATTATCATCCGCTCCGGTTCCGTTGGCCGATTCACAAACATAGGTGTCGGACCAGACTGGCCAGAGATAGGGCTTTCTGATCTCAGAATAAAAAATATCCTTCAAACCTGATTCTGGAGGTACAATTATTCTTGAATCATAATGCGCGGTTATGAGAATAATCTCGTCTTTAAGAGCTTTTCCCTCTTTAATCCCCACTACGTTTGTGCCGCTTACATTCCAGTAATTAAAGTCCCGTGTACGTACTCTCGCGGAAAAATTGTCCAGAGAAACCTGCAGGCCTGCTTTTTCCATTTCATCTTTTATAAATAGGGAAGCTTCAGCAGCGTTTTTACTTCCAATTTTTCGTTCTCCAAAAGAAGATATAATTCGAGTTGACTTTTCAAGTTTGGTTTGAGAAACATCAAAAGGTATAGATGTGTTGTTATATTGTATATTGGAATCAAAACTGTAGGCTGCCAGAGCGTCTACATTCTTTTTAGATAGTCCACTTTCAATATCAAACGATGGTGTTGCGATATAGTTACTTGATATTTCTCTTTTGTCTATATTCTCAGTTGTTGCTGCTGTGGTGGAAGATAGAAAAAGCAAAGTTGTCAATATAATAATAAGCATCCTGCTTGACATTTCAACTCTCCTGTTAACACGTATCAAAAGAGTTTACTTAACTTTTATGGCTAAACCGTCCAACTATCGAATTAATAGCTTTGTAAATCGTAAAACAATCTAAGTTTAGATTTAATTATATCTTCAATTGGACGATTTGGTCACAAATTAATTATAAAAGTAAATTCTTAGAAAAATATGAACATTAAAATTAATGTTTGGTGGAGCTCAAATTATCTCTGGAAGGTTTATTCGAACTCCACATTGCCCGGAGGCAGGAATAATATTAGTTTTAAGGGTATTTAATACTTGTTTGATTCTGCCTTCTAGGAAAACAACTAGAGGTTAGACAAATGATTATGAAAAAAATTTTAGTAGGTGTAATATTTTTAGCAACGTTGATCGCTGGTTTAGCTTTTTTGCCTGCTGTGAATGCACAGGAAGAATCATCAAATGGAACTGACACATCAAATGTAGTCAGTGCGGAACAAGCTGAGAAAGTTGCGTCTTATTCTATAAAAGAGATTTCCGAATCTATCGTAAATTTCTCGGAATGGAAAAATGCAACTGTGAAACTATCCACGGTTTATTACGATCTTGAGGGCAAAAAGTCTGCTTATTCGTTTAACGTCATCGAAAATGAGAAACAAATAGGATCTATTTTCATTTCAGCGACGAAAGATAACTGTCCAGTTCTGGAATTTTCAAAAGGCAAGATCCCTAATGAAATACCAGAATTTACAACTCGCTCAAAACTACTGGTAGAAGAACGTGCTAACAAGATAAAGTCAGAAAGTAATAATAAAGAAGAATTGACTATTGGAAAAATGAAACCTCTTTATTTAGGCCCAACATTTTACTACGCTGAGTATACCTTAACCGATAAAAAAGGTAAAGCCAAAGAAAAAGTAATAGTGGACTTGCCATTTTCAACTATAGTAGACTTTAATGAGCCAAATGTAAATGTTCCAGATGAGAAAAAACACTATTTTAACAGTACATATTTACAACATCAACATGAAATAAGAAAGCAAGACTCAAACACACAATGGATTACCCTCGAAAAAGAAATGATTGATCCCTCAAGTTATTCTACGTCTTCCAGTTCAAAATCGATCAGAGGTGTGCCTAAGTATAAGTGGTACTACGGTTGTTCTCCAACTGCGTCTGGGATGGTATTAGGGTATTGGGCCAGCCATGGATATTCTTACTTGGTAACGGGATATGACCTAGTAAGGGAATTAGCATCTGCGATGGGTACAGATTGGCCAGGAAGTGGAGCAACTTGGCCGTATAAAATTGATGACGGCATAGAGAAGGTTTGCAATAACCATGGATATAATAACTTTGATGCGTCCAATGATATCTATGTTTCATGGAATGAGGTAAAAGCCGAAGTAAATGCGAATAAACCTTTCGTGCTCAGCATGCTAAATGGTGGGACAGGTAATGGTTACACTCAGCCATATGGCGAGCATAGTGTAACCTGCATAGGATATTATGATGGAAATCAAGATTACGTATACTTACATGATACATGGGATACAAGTAATGTACACTACTTAGCGTTTGGGAGCTGGACAGGAGCTATGGCAACATGGGTGAGACCTTAATCACCCATTATATTTTCTTTAATTGGGGCAGGCGAATGTTTTACAAGAAACTGAATATAAAGATAGCCCTTTTAGTGTTTTTGATAATTGCTCTCCTTGGAGTATGGCTTATTTTCGACGTTATTCCAATTGGCCCAGGACTGCCTCCCTCAGAGGGTATGCCAGGATGGTATATTCCAGGAGCCTGGCAAGGGAATGAACAGGGCTGCACATCACTTTTTCCAAAGATTTCCCCTTACTGTAATGCAGGAAACTACTCTCAAGAAGAATTAATAAATGTTTGGTACTTTAACGATGAATCTGAATTCTTAAAAGGAGAAGATACACTTTATCGTTATCTGGAAGAAAACGGTAATGTGTTCTATCAGGAACTGAATGTTAGTGAAGAACTTCAAGAAGTAATTGAAAGGCGTGAAACTGAAAACGTCTGGGGCCCCATTTATAGTCCTCACTCTTTTAATGCAACAGGGTATAAGAGTCCAGAAACTTCAGGATACTTTCTAGTGTACGAGAAACCTTTCCTTAAAGGGAGAGATGATTATTTCATAGTTTATTATGGAGTCAGGAACACAACGAATCTAACTAAAGAAGCACCAAAACTAAAGAAATTAATTGCTGAGTCTTATTATATGGCTAATGGAGAAGGGAAAGTTGATAGCTTAAAGCCAGGGAATAAAAAAGAAAAGGACAATATTTTATTTTCATGGTTTTAACAAAGGATGAATTTCGAAAAATAGACTCGATGAACCGTTGCCTTATGGTGACGCTAGCGGTATATTCTTGGAATGTGATATCGTGAAGACCGGAAATTAATAGATTAATTGCCAAAAGTGGAGGCCAGGGTTTTAAACTTATAAAAATTTTCTTTTATTAAAAGACGCATTTTTTAATTATTGGAATAAGCTTTTAACTTTTGGGCAGGAAGTCCTCATTTTTCATCTCCAAAGGAATTTAGGTTCCAACCTGGGTTCTAGTTCATGGATATGATTAAAAGACATGACCGTAAAAGTTAGATAAATAAAGTTTTTGTTTTTTAAACGATATACAGACCTCATTTTTCTCGGATTTAAAGCCCTTCGAATTTAGAGACCTCTTTTTATCCTCTTTCCACAAAATGCAAAAAAACCAAACTTACAAATACACCTGAGATGAAGATAAGAGAATTTTTATGATCAGCAATCGGGTTATCTACCTGAATTTGTTCCATGGAATATTTTATAAAATCAGAAATTTCATTCTCCATAAACACAGTTCCGTTTTCATTTTCTGACCATATTTTTAGGTTATGACTTCCTGGAGTAAGAATCAAAAGATTCCCTGGATACAGAGGCCCAAAATTATCCAGATAA
Coding sequences within:
- a CDS encoding DUF1284 domain-containing protein; this encodes MLKKSKTSGQGFKTGSKCLKIRAHHLCCIQGFQGYGYSPIFVANLKAVISDIKAFPSRPLELVSECDVICASCPGKKECTAQESTISGRIKSMDLAVMEKLKIKEGTIMEADKAFSLINSQLTNASEINEVCGPCKWRQKCLWYMQEER
- the hdrB gene encoding CoB--CoM heterodisulfide reductase subunit B, whose amino-acid sequence is MEKLSLFLGCIVPNRYPGIEKATKLCLQKLDIDVSDLPGASCCPAPGVFKSFDKATWLALASRNIVLSEKMGRDVLTVCNGCYGSLADANLELKKDPELKACTNNCLKEIGMEFRGTAEVRHIIEYLYKEFGPEKLKEYVTTQLDIKVALHYGCHLIKPSRDRNLGETEAPVFFDELVEATGAKSVDYTDKMMCCGAGGGVRSGHNTESLEMLEHKLACIRQAGVDCIVNACPFCHLQFDRGQLAVNEKFGTDYSIPVLHYSQLLGIALGFSPSDLGIEQNAVQNVEFLAKIYEISAGLK
- the hdrC gene encoding CoB--CoM heterodisulfide reductase subunit C, giving the protein MSEELPKVLKDAGLDLLSCMQCGICTGSCPSGRHTGLNTRRILRDARKNRISVLSDDALWLCTTCYTCQERCPREIPITDALLELRRLAVKEGFMLPEHRKVSEMVMEFGHSVPLDEETKQKREELGLDPIPETVQKYPEALQEVRNLLKACKFDELTAEK
- the npdG gene encoding NADPH-dependent F420 reductase, translated to MSSEKLKIAVLGGTGNIGEGMVLRLALQNLMAEGVKNEVIIGSRSKETANEAAKEAISELENCGFDTSKITITGNSNHEAAQAAEVIILTIRFGHVLPLLHEIREALEDKILITPVVPMVKEGDLFVYKPPEEGSAALAIQKNVPASTKVVAAFHNIPAGKLRDIVKCKAVHHALVCSDDVEAKKMVINLTEHMGCMKPLDGGPLKQASIMESLTPLLINLAKLNGLRDLGINFS
- a CDS encoding DUF2284 domain-containing protein, producing the protein MLGKFDDLVEKASGLGLKAYLVDSEDIPVENRIALKCAYGCRGYGKRLSCPPNVISVEEFRKIIGEYNSALLLIDERDTSQVSDILEAWGEIRKDSFHKMLELEHEAFREGFTFAHLLRPGSCNECDICNLKECIKPELRRFAPEAVGINLQKAMEKAGLVLEFCKPEKTICVGVLLLE
- a CDS encoding M24 family metallopeptidase; this translates as MIKKVPLTELKNRMRNFRKRMDISNPQWEIAVIFSKINLYYFTGTMQDGMLIIPKHGEATFWVRRSYERALDESLFPNIEPMNSFRDATKSISGLPNTVYLETEVVPLALYQRFQKYFPFKNVKSADSQICAVRAVKSEYELSLTREAGKIHQHVLEDLVPEMLHEGMSEVDLSTELFSVMVEEGHHGLCRFGMFDTEMFLGNVCFGESSIYPSYFNGPGGNYGMSPAVPLIGSRDRKLKKGDLVFIDIGCGIEGYNTDKTTTYMFGSSLPQYAIDAHNKCVAIQNEAASMLKPGAIPSEIYNTIMSNLDSEFLQNFMGFGNRKVRFLGHGVGLLIDELPVIAEGFDEPLQEGMVFALEPKKGIENIGMVGIENTFIVTAKGGECITGDNPGLIPVY
- a CDS encoding winged helix-turn-helix transcriptional regulator; amino-acid sequence: MWKKSLFFILFLSIFFLSILGITSADTGGYTVGPCPPEEELDKLGTAVDMSGADVTYSFWEFPLSFKIAYIIGYLAAFVSLFKLVPIIIGQVRSLSKNVIQKRIINYVLMKPGCTPSEISRNLKISLGSIRYQIRTLKSEEELTFKKEGKFTRVFQNSNVFTSNDKTIISHLKGSTRKQILLNILENPEITNQEISEKLNLDKSTTHWHIKKLREDEIISSEVEGKFTKYIVNPDVESELLKWLKI
- a CDS encoding M28 family metallopeptidase, with amino-acid sequence MSSRMLIIILTTLLFLSSTTAATTENIDKREISSNYIATPSFDIESGLSKKNVDALAAYSFDSNIQYNNTSIPFDVSQTKLEKSTRIISSFGERKIGSKNAAEASLFIKDEMEKAGLQVSLDNFSARVRTRDFNYWNVSGTNVVGIKEGKALKDEIILITAHYDSRIIVPPESGLKDIFYSEIRKPYLWPVWSDTYVCESANGTGADDNAGGVACMLELARVLQNESFDRTIYFIAFSGEEYNLLGSQAWVEAHPELKNDIVAVINVDSIGNEPLYVDYLPQHTWLKTIFENEAKNSGIRIQSLVPDYSNFIHPLIGGDHEIFWESDIPAVAICHHNDRNFHKLSDTVDNIDFSVVRNASFLIAKSLIYLASPDENQAPFVNISNSEASGASFELFYNVSDPEATIDIFFDNQSMGNLQSGRNFSLPEGKHTIKVLATDFYGNRGSDSINTVNEEKQNRSFETPGQEEKYCGNYIIGYSKNFVDSNRTLYFYLDDFGPLYPGNLLILTPGSHNLKIWSENESKVLDMKNETFEFTKYSIENIDIENSVADRKNPLIFISGIFVSLTVIAFYGKRIKRKLLNLKDSKDE